A genome region from Littorina saxatilis isolate snail1 linkage group LG16, US_GU_Lsax_2.0, whole genome shotgun sequence includes the following:
- the LOC138950166 gene encoding ornithine decarboxylase-like has protein sequence MKHENFGKDCQVQLHTESKPFMKLVQETAAELKLQDKEDAFFLVDLGDIVKKVEMWRQCLPRVEPFYAVKCNPDRAVLRLLAHLGIGFDCASKKEMSEIVDLGVEPSRIVFAHTCKPRTDIRYAAQVNVDLMTFDNEEELRKIKAFFPSARLLLRILPPANFNVQYAFGDKFGCHQLQASSLLRTARDLGLDVVGVSFHVGSGVEEGEVYAAAVRSAATVFDEAHALGFHFHILDVGGGFFSAPAVFRPVAEVLRTALDLHFPEKRKVRIMAEPGRYFVEAAFSLTVTVIAKRRASPRVASNGNGVEGLEEKEAFEYYVNDGIHGSFHNVTLGVCNQLMEIRPVHPPENAKRHVSSLWGPTCNGGDKIFSDVMLPELQVGDVINFTQMGAYTICLTTSFNGIPRPLIFYHCCDTVWEKLFPTDRQTAEPEK, from the exons ATGAAGCATGAGAACTTTGGAAAGGACTGCCAAGTGCAGCTGCACACTGAGTCGAAACCATTCATGAAGCTGGTACAAGAAACGGCTGCTGAACTAAAACTGCAG gacaAGGAGGACGCGTTTTTCTTGGTGGATCTGGGAGACATCGTCAAGAAAGTGGAAATGTGGAGACAGTGTTTGCCGAGAGTGGAGCCTTTCTATG CTGTCAAATGCAATCCGGACCGCGCTGTGCTACGACTGCTGGCTCATCTGGGTATTGGCTTCGACTGTGCGAGTAAG AAAGAGATGTCGGAGATTGTTGATCTAGGCGTGGAGCCGTCTCGCATCGTATTTGCTCACACATGTAAGCCCAGAACTGACATCCGTTACGCTGCCCAGGTCAACGTTGACCTCATGACTTTTGACAACGAGGAGGAACTGAGGAAGATCAAAGCTTTCTTTCCTTCTGCCCG GCTGCTACTACGAATTCTTCCACCAGCGAACTTCAATGTGCAGTATGCGTTTGGAGACAAGTTTGGATGTCACCAACTGCAAGCTTCGTCACTGCTTCGTACAGCCCGGGACCTGGGTCTTGATGTGGTTGGCGTTAG TTTCCACGTGGGGTCTGGGGTGGAGGAAGGCGAGGTATACGCTGCAGCGGTCAGGTCAGCGGCCACAGTGTTTGACGAAGCTCATGCCCTGGGCTTTCACTTCCACATTCTGGACGTTGGGGGCGGCTTCTTCTCCGCGCCTGCTGTCTTTAGACCG GTTGCCGAGGTGCTCAGAACGGCCCTGGACCTTCATTTCCCAGAAAAGCGGAAGGTGCGGATCATGGCGGAACCGGGACGCTACTTTGTGGAGGCAGCCTTCAGTCTCACCGTCACTGTCATCGCCAAGCGTCGGGCTTCTCCCCGTGTGGCCAGCAACG GTAATGGCGTAGAAGGTCTGGAAGAAAAAGAGGCCTTTGAATACTACGTGAACGACGGAATCCACGGCTCCTTTCACAACGTGACCCTTGGCGTGTGTAACCAGCTTATGGAAATAAGACCCGTTCAT CCCCCTGAGAACGCAAAGCGGCATGTGTCCAGCCTATGGGGTCCCACCTGTAATGGAGGAGACAAGATTTTCAGTGACGTCATGCTTCCGGAACTGCAAGTGGGAGACGTCATCAACTTTACACAAATGGGCGCCTACACTATCTGTTTGACCACTTCTTTCAACGGAATTCCTCGGCCGCTGATATTCTACCATTGCTGTGACACTGTGTG gGAGAAACTATTCCCTACAGATCGACAAACAGCAGAGCCAGAAAAATGA